One segment of Streptomyces sp. NBC_01463 DNA contains the following:
- a CDS encoding pilus assembly protein TadG-related protein, with protein MSPYTRRESGQAAPLYITAVTGLLFLALIFFAFGEADVKRNGAQSAADASALAAAKESRTLLGLELKVRVMDRAFYTEVFNAPYVGLPGCYKAISFAAQNDARIEPNGCNPLTGLDWGYKVKLRTNKAMSANLVPGTEGKRAKATAAAIVEGHCKFIPNPIPTSPSIGEVVCTTGLTWVVSPQSLAIMPDMADLFSVRLVED; from the coding sequence GTGAGTCCGTACACCCGCCGCGAGTCAGGGCAGGCCGCACCGCTGTACATCACAGCGGTGACCGGCCTGCTCTTTCTTGCGTTGATCTTCTTTGCGTTCGGTGAGGCCGATGTCAAGCGCAACGGTGCTCAGAGTGCTGCGGATGCTTCGGCTCTGGCAGCGGCCAAGGAGTCACGGACTCTGCTTGGGCTGGAGCTGAAGGTCCGAGTCATGGACAGGGCGTTCTACACCGAGGTGTTCAATGCCCCGTATGTGGGGCTGCCCGGCTGTTACAAGGCGATCTCGTTCGCTGCGCAGAATGACGCCAGAATCGAACCCAACGGCTGTAATCCGCTGACGGGCCTCGACTGGGGTTACAAGGTCAAGCTGCGGACGAACAAGGCGATGAGTGCCAACCTGGTTCCGGGTACTGAGGGGAAGCGGGCGAAGGCAACTGCCGCGGCCATTGTCGAAGGCCACTGCAAGTTCATCCCGAACCCGATCCCCACGTCACCGTCCATCGGCGAGGTTGTGTGTACGACTGGCCTGACATGGGTGGTCAGCCCTCAGAGCCTGGCAATTATGCCTGACATGGCCGACCTCTTCTCTGTACGCCTGGTTGAAGACTGA
- a CDS encoding helix-turn-helix transcriptional regulator: protein MAARPSPTERQKRLGAELRRMRTSAAVSAEAAAGLLGVDRGKISNIESGTRPITAERLRTLALNCGCTDERYINGLVEMAQPSARGWWERYRGALPQGLLDIAELEASAIRMRAAYSMHIPGLLQTSDHALALFRVVVPQLPEREIALRLALRVERQTILEGGAPPPYTGIVHEAALRMQFGGRAVARAQLDHVLAKSEQPNVTLLVIPFESGAFPGAGQTVLYAEGAAPQLDTVQIDNSHGPLFVHSEAQLAKYRSHLDWMEGIALPPDRSRDFIRTIARQL from the coding sequence ATGGCAGCCAGGCCCTCCCCCACCGAACGTCAGAAGCGACTAGGTGCCGAGCTGCGAAGGATGCGCACGTCGGCTGCCGTATCGGCCGAAGCCGCCGCCGGCTTGCTCGGGGTGGACCGCGGAAAGATCTCGAACATCGAGTCCGGCACTCGCCCCATCACCGCAGAGCGCCTACGCACACTCGCCCTCAACTGCGGTTGCACGGACGAGAGATACATCAACGGTCTCGTCGAGATGGCGCAACCCAGTGCGCGCGGATGGTGGGAGCGGTACAGAGGCGCATTGCCTCAAGGCCTGCTCGACATCGCCGAACTGGAGGCCTCGGCGATCCGCATGCGTGCGGCGTACTCGATGCACATCCCAGGCCTCCTCCAGACCTCGGACCACGCCCTGGCGCTCTTCCGTGTCGTCGTTCCCCAACTACCCGAACGTGAGATTGCTCTGAGGCTCGCGCTCCGCGTCGAACGGCAAACGATCCTGGAGGGGGGCGCACCCCCGCCCTACACAGGCATCGTCCATGAGGCCGCACTTCGCATGCAGTTCGGTGGTCGAGCCGTGGCTCGCGCGCAGCTCGACCACGTGTTGGCCAAGTCCGAGCAGCCGAACGTGACGCTCCTGGTCATCCCGTTCGAGTCCGGCGCCTTCCCCGGTGCCGGACAGACCGTCCTGTACGCCGAGGGTGCTGCCCCCCAGCTCGACACCGTGCAGATCGACAACTCGCACGGTCCCCTCTTCGTCCACTCGGAGGCACAGTTGGCGAAGTACCGGTCCCACCTGGACTGGATGGAGGGAATCGCACTGCCTCCGGACAGGTCGCGGGACTTCATCCGTACGATCGCACGCCAACTGTGA
- a CDS encoding histidine kinase, producing the protein MTGGPDARTPESTPGHVPALPIQLNALQALCRQLFGFRLAMTALAAPFALEGVQDEVGSWLVGAAVLITVMVSYVLMRDWERFGPILLRHPALLAVDMLFGALLLFAASPGSTLSYVTVCTPLLAGLVYGWRGGAIFAALQSLLLAASFGVSEEVDANASALLVVGLCIMAGAVGSSLRSLLLRFGAASQALTETRARLAVSGAVEEERARLAREMHDSVAKTLHGLAMAADGLASTADRMDPLTVKHQAELVARSARRAAAESRELLSDLRRESGLDGGVDVVDELNARTADFERRHGVKAVFRRLGDGPVPPIPHAIARHALTIATEAMENAHRHARPSYVEVSAGLVRDVVRISVYDDGEGLPRGTSLADLRKAGHFGLVGMVERAASIGARIRIGRGRAERGTEVRLDLSLAAMNLAPPASPSPPAYPPLLTQVPGQPVRSDN; encoded by the coding sequence CGTGCCGGCTCTGCCGATCCAGTTGAACGCCCTGCAGGCACTCTGCCGCCAACTGTTCGGCTTCCGGTTGGCGATGACCGCTCTGGCTGCCCCGTTCGCTCTAGAGGGTGTGCAGGACGAGGTCGGCAGCTGGCTGGTGGGGGCAGCCGTACTCATCACCGTCATGGTGTCCTACGTGCTGATGCGCGACTGGGAACGCTTCGGTCCGATCCTCCTCCGGCACCCCGCACTGCTCGCCGTGGACATGCTCTTCGGCGCGCTGCTGCTGTTCGCCGCTAGCCCGGGCTCGACACTCTCGTACGTCACGGTCTGCACTCCGCTTCTCGCCGGACTCGTGTACGGCTGGCGCGGTGGGGCGATCTTCGCTGCCCTGCAGTCGCTCTTGTTGGCCGCGTCCTTCGGCGTGAGCGAGGAGGTCGACGCGAATGCCTCCGCCCTTCTCGTGGTGGGGCTCTGCATCATGGCGGGAGCGGTCGGCAGTTCGTTGCGCAGTCTGCTCCTCAGGTTCGGTGCAGCATCCCAGGCGCTGACGGAGACCCGCGCCCGCCTCGCGGTCAGCGGTGCGGTGGAGGAGGAGCGCGCACGCCTGGCCCGCGAGATGCACGACTCCGTGGCCAAGACCCTGCACGGCCTGGCCATGGCAGCCGACGGCCTGGCCAGCACGGCCGACCGCATGGACCCGCTGACGGTGAAGCACCAGGCCGAACTCGTCGCACGCTCGGCCCGTCGCGCGGCGGCCGAGTCCCGGGAACTCCTCTCGGACCTGCGCAGGGAGTCGGGGCTCGACGGCGGAGTGGACGTGGTCGACGAACTGAACGCACGTACGGCCGACTTCGAGCGCCGGCACGGAGTCAAGGCCGTCTTCCGCCGCCTCGGCGACGGCCCAGTCCCACCCATCCCTCACGCCATCGCCCGCCACGCCCTCACCATCGCGACCGAGGCCATGGAGAACGCCCATCGTCATGCGCGGCCCAGCTATGTGGAGGTCTCCGCAGGGCTGGTCCGCGATGTGGTGCGCATCAGTGTGTACGACGACGGCGAGGGCCTTCCCCGAGGCACCTCGCTGGCGGACCTGCGCAAGGCCGGGCACTTCGGCCTCGTCGGCATGGTCGAACGGGCCGCCTCGATAGGCGCGCGCATCAGGATCGGCCGGGGCAGGGCGGAACGAGGCACCGAGGTCCGTCTCGATCTCTCTCTCGCCGCGATGAACCTTGCGCCACCCGCGTCACCATCCCCTCCCGCGTACCCGCCGCTGTTGACGCAGGTACCCGGTCAGCCAGTCAGATCCGACAACTGA
- a CDS encoding response regulator transcription factor — MSDEISRSSGEQWTQQPHVSQHTSSHPSPLSSPPTGGVPTPDPPGGFPAFPSPEAMPVARPLRVVVADDNPVVRAGLTVLLHGRDDIDVVAEAGDGRQAYEMAVQHRPDVVLLDVRMPGVDGISALPHLVRLAPVLMMTYSRESEIVHEALRLGAGGYLVHGEFTADQLVAAVRDIKDGRAHFTYSASSALLESVRGGGGLGQDGRPLPEGLGTAFTGPGYRPSVPQGQMSAPAHDTHGAWRPGPGTDQQVGGVRAELAGHGFPQKASLPQSSVAHSSSGIPLPAPQGVPGDLSEREVEVMDLIASGMTNQQIAATCFISQKTVKNHINRIFAKLNAGSRGEAIAVWHRMSSGGSTRHG; from the coding sequence ATGTCGGACGAGATCTCCCGCAGCTCCGGAGAGCAGTGGACGCAGCAGCCGCATGTCTCGCAGCACACGTCCTCGCACCCCAGCCCGCTCAGTTCGCCCCCCACCGGCGGTGTCCCCACACCCGATCCTCCCGGTGGATTCCCGGCATTCCCCAGCCCCGAGGCCATGCCCGTGGCACGGCCGCTCCGTGTGGTCGTCGCCGACGACAACCCCGTCGTACGGGCCGGCCTCACCGTTCTCCTGCACGGCCGCGACGACATCGACGTGGTCGCGGAGGCGGGTGACGGTCGGCAGGCGTACGAGATGGCGGTCCAGCACCGCCCGGATGTCGTACTGCTGGACGTACGCATGCCCGGAGTCGACGGCATCTCGGCCCTGCCCCATCTGGTGCGGCTCGCGCCGGTGCTGATGATGACGTACAGCCGGGAGAGCGAGATCGTCCATGAGGCGCTGCGCCTGGGCGCCGGCGGCTATCTGGTGCACGGGGAGTTCACCGCCGACCAGCTGGTGGCCGCCGTCCGTGACATCAAGGACGGCCGGGCCCACTTCACGTACTCGGCCAGCAGTGCACTGCTGGAGTCGGTGCGTGGGGGCGGAGGTCTGGGGCAGGACGGTCGGCCGTTGCCCGAAGGGCTGGGAACGGCGTTCACGGGGCCGGGCTACCGCCCCTCTGTCCCACAAGGGCAAATGTCTGCACCCGCACACGACACGCACGGGGCCTGGAGGCCGGGCCCTGGGACTGATCAGCAGGTCGGGGGTGTGCGGGCGGAGTTGGCAGGACACGGATTCCCGCAAAAGGCTTCGCTTCCGCAATCATCTGTGGCACATTCGTCCTCAGGGATTCCCCTCCCGGCACCCCAGGGCGTGCCGGGGGATCTGAGTGAACGGGAGGTGGAAGTGATGGACCTGATCGCGTCGGGCATGACCAATCAGCAGATCGCCGCCACCTGCTTCATCAGTCAGAAGACCGTCAAGAACCACATCAACCGCATCTTCGCCAAGTTGAACGCCGGCAGCCGGGGCGAGGCCATCGCCGTCTGGCACCGCATGTCGTCCGGGGGGTCGACGAGGCATGGCTGA
- a CDS encoding ATP-binding protein, giving the protein MNSTPHTALCPVTDATRTPDPYPRYATPRQGPQPYLRPKGRSGPGLSLSFTLPGDLRSARIARTAAAAALEAHGLGPYVWPVAYAVTELVSVTARMSPGQELYVSLRHRDDAVRLLVWDQHPHHGDADLATLCETRRRRALWLLAAVVDDWGGEWGMCEAPQSQQGTKSWVALPR; this is encoded by the coding sequence ATGAACTCAACTCCGCACACCGCGCTCTGCCCGGTCACCGACGCGACGCGCACGCCCGATCCGTACCCGCGGTACGCCACGCCCCGGCAGGGCCCGCAGCCCTACCTGCGTCCGAAGGGGCGCTCCGGGCCGGGGCTCTCGCTGAGCTTCACCCTCCCCGGCGACCTCCGCAGCGCACGCATCGCCCGTACGGCGGCCGCCGCCGCACTGGAGGCCCATGGTCTCGGCCCGTACGTCTGGCCGGTGGCGTACGCGGTGACCGAACTCGTCTCGGTCACCGCCCGCATGAGTCCCGGCCAGGAGCTCTACGTATCCCTGAGGCACCGCGACGACGCGGTCCGTCTCCTGGTGTGGGACCAGCATCCGCACCACGGCGACGCCGACCTGGCCACCCTCTGCGAGACCCGGCGCCGCCGGGCGCTCTGGCTCCTCGCGGCCGTCGTGGACGACTGGGGCGGCGAGTGGGGGATGTGCGAGGCGCCGCAGTCACAGCAGGGCACCAAGTCCTGGGTGGCGCTGCCTCGTTAG
- a CDS encoding GNAT family N-acetyltransferase — protein MDLPPQVIELGDLTLRRFDREADLPELFQVIAESLDHLRPWMPWVADHSLTRTADFLARRQEAWEGGREFTYAIVLDSAIVGACQLFRREDSPDNGREIGYWLHPAATGRGVATRAARALVDQAFQSPDVDYVEVVHDPANLASGAVPARLGFTEFSDGPTGRPAPGDTGKAQVWRLACPRADGTAS, from the coding sequence ATGGACCTTCCACCGCAAGTGATCGAGCTGGGTGACCTGACGCTCCGCCGTTTCGATCGCGAGGCGGACCTTCCGGAGTTGTTCCAGGTCATCGCGGAGTCGCTGGATCACCTGCGCCCGTGGATGCCCTGGGTCGCCGATCACAGCCTGACCAGGACCGCCGACTTCCTGGCCCGCCGCCAGGAGGCCTGGGAGGGCGGCCGGGAATTCACCTACGCGATCGTGCTGGACAGCGCCATCGTCGGCGCCTGTCAGCTGTTCCGGCGTGAGGACAGCCCGGACAACGGGCGCGAGATCGGCTACTGGCTTCATCCGGCAGCCACCGGCCGCGGCGTGGCCACCCGCGCGGCACGCGCCCTGGTCGACCAGGCCTTCCAGTCCCCCGACGTCGACTACGTCGAGGTCGTCCATGACCCGGCCAACCTCGCCAGCGGTGCGGTCCCGGCCCGACTCGGCTTCACCGAATTCAGTGACGGCCCCACCGGGCGCCCTGCCCCGGGCGATACCGGCAAGGCTCAAGTCTGGCGTCTGGCTTGCCCTCGGGCGGACGGGACAGCCTCGTAG
- a CDS encoding TetR/AcrR family transcriptional regulator: MGNREKLLEAARQCLFAKGYERTTVRDLASAAGVSMAAIGYHFGSKEALLNQALFEALDSGGEAFGPPTDDADLGALWGRLIEAFSANKTFWMANLETVLRAQRDPELREQMTAGLGQGRSGMAREVTGTAEADLPEATIRTLGSVQLALVSGLMMQHLTDPESAPTAEEVIEGLRALTAYLPEKA; encoded by the coding sequence ATGGGAAACCGGGAGAAACTGCTGGAGGCCGCCAGACAGTGCCTCTTCGCGAAGGGCTACGAGCGCACGACGGTCCGCGACCTCGCCTCTGCGGCGGGGGTCAGCATGGCGGCGATCGGCTACCACTTCGGCTCGAAGGAAGCCCTGCTCAACCAGGCGCTCTTCGAGGCGCTCGACTCGGGAGGCGAGGCCTTCGGTCCGCCCACGGACGACGCCGACCTCGGCGCGCTGTGGGGCCGGCTGATCGAGGCGTTCTCGGCCAACAAGACCTTCTGGATGGCCAATCTGGAGACCGTCCTGCGCGCACAGCGCGATCCGGAACTGCGCGAGCAGATGACCGCCGGGCTGGGACAGGGACGCAGCGGCATGGCCCGCGAGGTCACCGGAACGGCCGAGGCCGATCTCCCGGAGGCGACGATCCGCACCCTGGGCTCGGTGCAGCTGGCCCTCGTCAGCGGCCTGATGATGCAACACCTCACGGACCCCGAGTCCGCACCCACGGCCGAAGAGGTGATCGAGGGCCTGCGGGCACTCACCGCCTATCTGCCCGAGAAGGCGTGA
- a CDS encoding helix-turn-helix domain-containing protein — MATPQVIAPPCAQPGSPGTPGARPDVTPTSGVIHVNVRHTSGFTVIGNHLAQHRGLSLTAIGLAAHIQSLPNGAKIGIKALSARFPEGEVRIAAALRELEATGYLHRSREPLPDGRIVTRTYSYNQPGAKIPTIPTPQPRSKPRATPVTAPPVTPAPPRDARTAPTAPATPPEPTRPPAPVFVPAPTAPRKQPPPLPQPHAPSQELHQAAATLLADLRRHTPQLGLPEGEIKALAPGVAAWLERDAHPDTIRHALTYDLPTPVKHPARLLRHRITTLLPPPLPGMKDLTPSRRKVIVIPLQNCDTCDRAFRAHEPGHCRDCRTTTHADLHATA, encoded by the coding sequence ATGGCTACCCCGCAGGTTATCGCGCCACCGTGCGCCCAGCCCGGCTCCCCCGGCACTCCCGGTGCCCGGCCCGACGTCACGCCGACATCCGGCGTCATCCACGTCAACGTCCGCCACACCTCCGGCTTCACGGTGATCGGCAACCACCTGGCCCAGCACCGCGGTCTCTCCCTCACCGCGATCGGGCTCGCCGCACACATCCAGTCGCTGCCCAACGGCGCGAAGATCGGCATCAAGGCTCTCTCCGCCCGCTTCCCGGAGGGCGAAGTCCGCATCGCCGCCGCCCTGCGCGAACTGGAAGCCACCGGCTACCTCCACCGCAGCCGCGAGCCTCTCCCCGACGGCCGCATCGTCACGCGCACGTACTCGTACAACCAGCCCGGCGCCAAGATCCCCACCATCCCCACGCCACAACCCCGCAGCAAGCCACGGGCCACGCCGGTCACGGCCCCACCCGTCACCCCGGCGCCCCCACGCGACGCACGCACCGCGCCCACCGCACCCGCCACCCCGCCCGAGCCGACGCGGCCACCCGCTCCCGTCTTCGTACCGGCTCCCACGGCCCCGAGGAAACAACCCCCGCCGCTCCCCCAGCCCCACGCCCCCAGCCAGGAACTCCACCAGGCCGCCGCAACCCTCCTCGCCGACCTCCGCCGCCACACACCCCAACTCGGCCTACCCGAGGGAGAGATCAAGGCGCTGGCCCCCGGCGTCGCCGCCTGGCTCGAACGCGACGCCCACCCCGACACCATCCGCCACGCCCTCACCTACGACCTCCCCACTCCGGTCAAACACCCCGCACGGCTGCTCCGGCATCGGATCACCACGCTCCTGCCGCCCCCGCTCCCCGGCATGAAGGACCTGACCCCATCCCGCCGCAAGGTGATCGTCATCCCGCTCCAGAACTGCGACACCTGCGACCGCGCCTTCCGCGCCCACGAACCCGGCCACTGCCGCGACTGCCGAACCACCACGCACGCAGACCTGCATGCAACGGCCTGA
- a CDS encoding OmpA family protein, translated as MRTRRVVTLLVAMTAFGVVTAPGAVADDSPYPSASAEAPVKVDPNDSDLKLPEGATLAPAKVLDIKSVVEDLGGTERREDTNSDIKFALQAEVLFGKDSAKLSSAANGRINAIAEEIKKQDAKKVRVFGFTDNLGSSAHGDVLSKQRAEAVHNVLDKALAGTGIAYEIRGYGEQYPIADNGTEDGRKKNRRVEVSFARAEGSKS; from the coding sequence ATGCGTACACGCAGGGTCGTGACTTTGCTCGTCGCGATGACAGCCTTTGGGGTTGTGACGGCGCCAGGAGCAGTCGCGGATGACAGCCCTTACCCGTCCGCGTCTGCGGAAGCCCCGGTCAAAGTAGACCCGAACGACTCGGACCTGAAGCTTCCGGAAGGTGCCACTCTGGCGCCCGCCAAGGTCCTCGACATCAAGTCCGTCGTAGAGGACCTGGGAGGAACTGAGCGTCGTGAGGACACCAACTCCGACATCAAGTTCGCGCTCCAGGCCGAGGTGCTCTTCGGCAAGGACAGTGCCAAGTTGAGTTCTGCGGCCAATGGCCGTATCAACGCCATTGCCGAGGAGATCAAGAAGCAGGACGCCAAGAAGGTCCGGGTGTTCGGCTTCACCGACAACCTGGGTTCTTCTGCCCACGGCGACGTGCTCTCCAAGCAGCGTGCGGAGGCCGTGCACAACGTCTTGGACAAGGCGCTGGCCGGCACCGGTATCGCGTACGAGATCCGTGGTTACGGCGAGCAGTACCCGATCGCCGACAACGGAACGGAAGACGGTCGCAAGAAGAACCGCCGCGTGGAGGTCTCCTTCGCGCGTGCGGAAGGCTCGAAGAGCTGA